In one Curtobacterium citreum genomic region, the following are encoded:
- a CDS encoding glutamine synthetase family protein encodes MDKQTDFVLRTIEERGIKFIRLWFTDVIGTLKSVAIAPAEVEGAFAEGIGFDGSAIEGLTRSYEADVLAHPDPSTFQILPWRGEIDPTARMFCDITTPDGQPAVADPRNVLKRTLAKASDRGFTFYTHPEIEFYLLKSRDWKDGGPQPVDRAGYFDNVPGGSAHDFRRRSVRMLEDLGISVEFSHHEAGPGQNEIDLRYADALTMADNIMTFRTVVKEVAIEQGVYATFMPKPISGQPGSGMHTHVSLFEGDQNAFYEAGGEYQLSQTAKHFIAGVLRHAPEITAVTNQFVNSYKRLWGGDEAPSFVTWGHNNRSALLRVPLYKPNKGQSARVEYRGIDSAANPYLAYSLLLAAGLKGIDEGYELPPEAEDNVWSLSDAERRALGYKQLPASLDHALGLMEDSELVAETLGEQVFNYVLLNKRQEWKAYRDQVTPFELDTNLGAL; translated from the coding sequence ATGGACAAGCAGACGGACTTCGTGCTCCGCACCATCGAGGAGCGCGGCATCAAGTTCATCCGACTCTGGTTCACGGACGTCATCGGGACGCTGAAGTCGGTGGCGATCGCCCCGGCCGAGGTCGAGGGCGCCTTCGCCGAGGGCATCGGGTTCGACGGCTCCGCGATCGAGGGCCTGACCCGCTCGTACGAGGCCGACGTGCTCGCGCACCCGGACCCCTCGACGTTCCAGATCCTGCCGTGGCGCGGGGAGATCGACCCGACCGCGCGGATGTTCTGCGACATCACGACGCCCGACGGGCAGCCCGCCGTCGCCGACCCCCGCAACGTGCTCAAGCGCACGCTGGCGAAGGCGAGCGACCGCGGCTTCACGTTCTACACGCACCCCGAGATCGAGTTCTACCTGCTCAAGAGCCGCGACTGGAAGGACGGCGGCCCGCAGCCCGTCGACCGCGCCGGCTACTTCGACAACGTCCCCGGCGGCAGCGCGCACGACTTCCGTCGCCGGTCCGTCCGGATGCTCGAGGACCTCGGCATCTCGGTCGAGTTCAGCCACCACGAGGCCGGCCCCGGACAGAACGAGATCGACCTCCGGTACGCCGACGCCCTGACGATGGCGGACAACATCATGACGTTCCGCACCGTCGTGAAGGAGGTGGCGATCGAGCAGGGCGTCTACGCGACGTTCATGCCGAAGCCGATCTCCGGGCAGCCCGGCTCCGGCATGCACACGCACGTGTCGCTGTTCGAGGGCGACCAGAACGCGTTCTACGAAGCGGGCGGCGAGTACCAGCTCTCGCAGACCGCGAAGCACTTCATCGCGGGCGTCCTCCGCCACGCGCCGGAGATCACCGCGGTCACGAACCAGTTCGTGAACTCGTACAAGCGCCTCTGGGGCGGCGACGAGGCCCCCTCGTTCGTCACCTGGGGCCACAACAACCGGTCGGCGCTGCTCCGCGTGCCGCTCTACAAGCCGAACAAGGGCCAGTCCGCCCGGGTCGAGTACCGCGGCATCGACTCCGCCGCGAACCCGTACCTGGCGTACTCGCTGCTCCTCGCGGCCGGGCTCAAGGGCATCGACGAGGGCTACGAACTCCCGCCGGAGGCCGAGGACAACGTCTGGAGCCTGTCCGACGCCGAGCGCCGCGCCCTGGGCTACAAGCAGCTCCCGGCGAGCCTCGACCACGCCCTCGGCCTCATGGAGGACTCCGAGCTCGTGGCGGAGACGCTCGGCGAGCAGGTCTTCAACTACGTCCTGCTCAACAAGCGCCAGGAGTGGAAGGCGTA